CCAGGCCTGCCCCTCGGCGGAGCAGAGCACCGGGTGGACCACCACGTCGGCGGCCTCCGGCCAGTGGGCCGGGGCCTCCAGGGCGCCGAGCTGGACCAGGGTGCCGAGGTTGGGTCCGCAGCGGCAGAAGACCAGGCCGGTGCGGGGCGCCGCGGGCTGCTGGGCCTCGGCGGGCCCCGGCGGCGGCGTCCCGGTCACACCATCAGTACTGGATCTGGATGACGGTCTTGACGCCGTCGGACCGGATGGAGAGGAGGGTCTTCTTGCGCCGCTCGCAGAAGGTGCGGATGTCCTTCTCGAAGGTCGGGCAGTCGCCCAGGATCTCGACCACCGTGCCGGCCGGCGTCTCGGCGGTCTCGACCGCCAGCTTCAGCACCGGCTGCGGGCACCGCATGCCCGCGCAGTCGATCTTCATGACGTTGAATCCAGTCAAGCCGTCTCCCGGAGCGGGCCGTCCTGGCCCGAAGCGTTGGACCTTACTTGAGCCGTCTCGCGCGCGTCAAACGCCTGCGGACGCGGCGTTTGGTGTGGTGCGGCAGCCTGTCGCCTCACTCCCGGGCGTCCTCCACCCCGATCAGCTCGAGGATGGCCGCGGCGTCCGGCGCGGCCAGGATGGCCTCCCGGAAGGCCGGCGAGCGGAAGAGCCGGCTCACCCGCGCCAGCACCTTCACGTAGAGCCCGGCGGCGTTCTCCGGGGCGAAGAGCGCCAGGAAGAGCCGCACCGGCTTGCCGTCCACCGCCCGGAACTCCACGCCGGCCGGGGCCCGGCCGAAGACGGCGGTGAGGGAGGGCAGCCCGGCCAGGCGGCCGTGGGGGATGGCCACCCCCTCGCCCACGCTGGTGGAGCCGAGCTTCTCGCGGTCCAGCAGGGTCTGCAGCAGGCGGGTGGCGTCCAGCCCGTGGAGGCGGGCCACCGGGCGGCACAGCTCGGCCAGCACCTCGGGGGCGGTGGTGCCCCCGAGGTCGGCCAGCACCGCCTCGGGCCTGAGGACTTCGGTGAGCTTCACGTCGTCGCCGTGCGCCCGCTCACGCGGTGCGCGCCTCGATGAGCCCGAGGCTGCCGTCCTCGCGCCGGTAGACCACGTTGACGGCGCCGTCGCCGGCGTTCTGGAACACGAAGAACTGGCTGCCGAGCAGGTCGAGCTGGAGGATGGCGTCGTCCACCGTCATGCGCTTGGCCTGGAAGGCGGTGCTCTTCACCACCCGGTGGCTGGGGCGCTCCGGGTGGTCGATGATGTCGAGCACGTCGTGGCGCACCTCCATGGGCAGCGTCTCGGCCTGGCTGCCGTTCTTCTTGTCGGCCAGCTTGCCCTTGTGCTTGAGGAGCTGCCGCTCGATCTTGTCGGCCGCCTCGTCGATGGAGGCGTACATGTCCTTCGACTTGGCGCTGCCGCGCAGCAGGAAGCGCCCAGCCTTCACGGTGATCTCGGCGTGGTGGGCCAGGTTCTCCACGTGCAGCACGGCGTGGGCCTCGCTGGGCCGGTCGATGTACTTCTGGACGTGCTCGACGCGTCCCTTCACGTGCGACTTCAGGGCCTCGGTGGGCTCGAGATGCCGGAAGGTGATGTTCACCTGCATGGACCGCCTCCTCTGCGTGGGGATGCTCCAACGGACTCGGCCGCGGCCCGCGCGCCGGATCTGGCGTCGCTGGTGCCGCGGCCGATGGAGCTGCCGGCTACCGACATGCTGGAGTGATGATAGCAGGCCGCCGGAAAGCGGCACGTCGATCGTGGCGATCTCCGGCGGCCCGCTCGGGGCGTGACGGCCCGGCGCGTCAGGACCTTGACTCTAGAAGTACTTCTTGCGCTTGGAGCTGGGCAGGATGCCCAGCACCTCGCGGTACTTGGCCACGGTGCGGCGGGCGATCTCGATGCCCTGGCCCTTCAGGAGCTCCACGATGTGCTGGTCGGAGTGGGGCTTCTTGGGGTCCTCGGCCGCCACGATCTGCTTGATGTGGTTCTTGACGGCCTCGCTGGCGATCTCGTCGCCGCCGGTCTTGTTGATGGCCGAGTTGAAGAAGAACTTGAGCTCGTAGATGCCCTGCGGGGTGTGCACGTACTTGTTGGTGGTGACCCGCGAGACCGTCGACTCGTGCATGCCGATGTCCTCGGCCACGTCCCGCAGGATGAGCGGCCGGAGGAAGGCGATCCCCTTGTCCAGGAAGTCGCGCTGGAACTTCACGATCGACTCGGTGACCTTGTAGATGGTCCGCTGGCGCTGGTGGATGGAGCGGATCAGCCAGACCGCGCTGCGCAGCTTGTCCTGGATGTAGTCCTTGGCCTTGCCGGCCTGCCCGTTCTTCAGGGCGGCCCGGTAGGTGGCCGAGATGCGCAGCTTGGAGAGGCCGTCGTCGTTGAGCACCGTGACGTAGCGATCGCCCATCTTGTGCACGTAGACGTCGGGGGTGATGTACTGCGCCTCCTCGCCGGTGTAGGCGCGGCCCGGCTTGGGCTCCAGCCGGCTGATCACCTTGACCGCCTTGACCACCTCGTCGATGGAGATCTTCAGGTCCTTGGCGATGGCGGCGTAGTTCTTCGACTCCAGGTGCTTCAGGTGGCGCTCGATGATGGCCACGATCTCGGGCGTGTCGGCGTTGAGGTGCGCCACCTGCAGCAGCAGGCACTCGCGCAGGTCGCGGGCGGCGATGCCGATGGGGTCGAGCGTCTGCACCATCTTGAGCACGTGCTCGCAGCGCGCCAGGCCCACCCCGGCCTCGAAGGAGACCCGCACCAGCGGGTCGCGCGGGCTGGCGTCCTCGGCGGCGTCGTCCCCCTCCACCGCCGGCATCTTGAAGTAGCCGTCCTGGTCGAGGTTGCCGATGATCAGCATGGCCACCCGCTCCTCCTCCTCGGTGAACTTGGAGAGGCGCAGCTGCCAGACCAGGTGGTCGGTCAGGTCGGTCTTGCGGGTGAGGGTGGCCTCGTAGCCGGGCAGCTCCTCGTCGGCCATGCCGCGGTTGGACGGCGCGGTGTGGCCCTGCAGCTGGTAGTGGTCGAGGTACTGGTCCCAGTCGATCTCGTTCTGCCCCTCCTCGCCCTTGACCTCCTCCGACTTCTCGGCCGCCTTGGGCTCCGGGGCCGACTCGGCCGCCTGCTGCTCGGCCGGGCTGGAGCCGGACTCGGCGGCCGGCTCCTCGCCGTCGTCCGCCCCGTCCAGCAGCGGGTTCTCGTTCATCTCGGTCTGGACCAGGTCCACCAGCTCCATGCGCGACAGCTGCAGGAGCTTGATGGCCTGCTGCAGCTGGGGCGTCATCACCAGCTGCTGGGTCATCTTGAGGTGCTGCTTCAGCTCCAGGCTCATGGGCTCCGCTCCGCGGGGACGTCTTCGAGGCGGAATTTCTCCCCGAGGTAGGCCGAGCGCGCCTTCTGGCTGGAGGCGATCTCGGCGGGCGTGCCGGCCACCAGGATGGCCCCGGCGGACAGGATGTAGGCGCGGCTGCAGATGCCCAGCGCCTCGCGCACGTTGTGGTCGGTGATGAGGACGCCGATGGTGCGGTCGCGCAGCCCGCCGATGAGCCGCTGCAGCTCGCCCACCGCGATGGGGTCCACGCCGGCGAAGGGCTCGTCGAAGAGGATGAAGCGCGGGTTGGAGAGCAGGCTGCGCGCCACCTCGGCGCGGCGCCGCTCGCCACCGGAGAGGGTCTCGCCGAGGCTGTCGGCCACCTTCTCGAGGCGGTACTCGGCCAGCAGCTCGTCGGCCCGCGCCTCGCGCGCCCGGCGGCCCATGCCCAGCGCCTCCAGCACGCCGGTGAAGTTCTGGCGCACCGTCAGCTTGCGGAAGATGGAGGCCTCCTGCGGGAGGTAGCCCACCCCCAGCCGGGCGCGCCGGTGCATGGGCAGCGGCGTCAGGTCCTGGTCGCCCAGCAGCACCCGGCCGGCGTCGGGCGTCACCAGCCCCACCACCATGTTGAAGCTGGTGGACTTGCCGGCGCCGTTGGGGCCGAGCAGGCCCACCACCTCGCCGGGCGCCACCTGGAAGGAGACCCCGTCCACCACGCGGCGGCGCTTGTAGCTCTTGACCAGCCCCTCGGCGCGCAGCAGCCCGGTGGTGCTCATGGGCGGGCCCCGCCGGGCGGCGGCTGGGTGGGCGGTGCCCCCGGGGCGGGCGGCTGCGCCGGCGGGGTGGCGCCCGGGGTGGCCGGCTCGGCGGGCGTCGCCTGGGGCGCCCCGCGCAGCGAGGTGCGCTGCAGGAGGTCCATCTGGCCGGCCGGCACGGTCACCTGGGCGGCCCCCTCCAGCCGGACCTCGTCGGCCCCCAGGTCGTAGGTGAGCGTGGTGCCGCGGGCCTCGGTGCCGCCCGCGTCGCGCAGCACCGGGTTGCCGGTGCAGACCAGCCTGGCGGCGTCGCGGTCGTAGGTGGCCCGCTCGCAGGTCACGGTCCGGTCGCCGCGGGTCATCTTCACCTGGCCCTCGCAGGTGGCCTGCCGGAGCTTGCCGGCGGCGTCGTTCTCGCCGGTCAGCTTGCGGCAGGACAGGGTGGCGTCGTCGTGGTGCATGGTGACGAGCGGCCGGCCGATGACCGTGACCTGGCGGGTGCGCCAGGAGAAGCGGACCTCCTCGGCGTCCATCCGGACCGGCTTGTCGGAGGCCAGCGGCGGGAGCGCGGCGGAGGCCTTCCTGGGCGGGGGCGACGCCGGGGTCGAGGTCGGGGTCGAGGTCGGGGTCGAGGCCGGGGTCGAGGCCGGGGTCGGGGCCGCGGCCGGGGCGGCCGCCAGGGCCGCGGCCATGAGGAGGGGGGCCAGCATCACTTCGCCACCGGGAGGCCGGTCACCAGGTGGGCTCCGCCGCCGATCACGATGACGCCCGACGCCGGATCCAGCGTGAAGCCGGTGCCGGTGAGCCGGTAGCCGGGACCGGAGAGGGTCACCGGGTCGGTCCCGCGGACCAGGCCCGGTCCTGGACCGGGCCCAGCCTGTTCGGGGTGTGCGGGGCTGGGCTCGGCGGGTTCGTAGTGGGCCGCGGCGGTGACCGCCCGATCGGCGCCCCGGGAGGCCTCCAGCCCGCCCACCGCCTCGAAGCGGCGTTCGGTCACGATCCCCCGGCCGGACGGCGCCGTCACCCGGACCGGCCCTTCAGCGCCCGCCAGCAGGAGGACCAGCCCGGTGGCCGCCACGGCGGTGGTGTCGCGCCGGTAGGTCACCCGGTCGGCCTCACCGGTGGCCCGGGTCACGCCGCCCCGGTCGATCCGGAAGGTGACGCCCTCCAGGGCCAGCTCGGGCACCAGCTCCGCGGCCACCCGCGGCCGGCCCATGCCGCAGGCGGCCAGGCCGCAGGCTGCGGCCACGAGGGAGGCGACGAACGCGGGGTTGAAAGGCCTGGAGCGCATGCAAGTGCGCCGAACCCTAGCACTCTTTTTCGTGCCAAACCACGGGCACAGCCCTTGCTAGTCGGCGGGTCCGGGCTCCAACCTAACCCCTTGGATCCGGGCATCTTCTTTGCTTTCAGAGGGCAGCTGGCCCAGGCGGTGGATCCGGCGCCAGGCCCCTGCTCAGACTGCCTCGACCGGGTCACCTTCAGCGGCGCCCTCGGTCGGCGGCGGGGTCTTCCAGCGCTCGTGCATCCAGACCCAGTCGGCCGGGTGGCGCCGGATGGCCTCCTCCATGACCGCCTGGCAGGCCGCCGTGATCCGCAGGACCTCCGCCTCCCGGTCGGCCGGCTTCGGGTCGTAGGGGATCTCGGTCACCTCGAACAGGAAGCCGTCGCCCGGGTTCGGCCCGCGGCGGTGGCTGGTGCCCACCAGCACCGGCGCCCCGGTGCGCAGCGCCAGGTCGCCCGGGGCACGGGGGGTATAGGCAGGCCGCCCGAAGAACGGCACCCAGACCCCCTGCACCCGGGTGTCCTGGTCCACCAGGATGCCGAGGACCCGCCCCTCCTTGAAGACCCGGAGCAGCGCCCGGGCCGTGGACGGATCCTCCCGCCACAGGGTGGTCACCCCCCCGCCGGCGCGCCACCGCTCGATGAGCCCCATGAGGCGGGCGTCGCTCCCCCGCTTGGCCACCGCCGACACCGGCGCGCCCACCCGGGCCACCAGCCGCGCCATCAGCTCCCAGTTCCCCAGGTGGCCGGTGACGAAGACCACCCCCTTGCCCGCGGCCACCGCCTGCCGCAGCAGCGCGGGGTCGCGCTCCTGCATGTAGGCGGTGAGCCGGTGGTCGTAGCTCGAGATGGAGGCGATCTCCATGGCCGAGCGGCCCAGGTTCACGAACACCTGGCGGGCGATGGCGCGCCGCTCCGCCTCGGTCTTCTCCGGGAAGGCCAGGGCGAGGTGCGTGAGGGCCAGGGCGCGGGTCCGGCCGAAGACGCGGTAGGCCAGCGCGCCGCCCCAGCCGCCGATGCGGTAGGCCGGGCCGAGCGGGATGAGCTGCACCAGGCGCAGCAGGCCGGCGATGAGCGAGGAGCGGACCGAGCGCTTGAGGCGCTTGTGCAGCGGCACCGGCATGGCGCGCGGAAAGTTGGCACGCGGCCGGGTGGCGGGCAAGGTCCCCTCGTCAGCCGGTCTCTCGCAGCGCGAGGTGCTGCTGCTTCCGCGCCTCGAGGAGCCCCTTGGCCACCCCGAAGGCGCCGGCGGCCCCCACCAGGACGGCGCACTCTGCCGCCGAGAACCACCGCGGCCCCGCCATGCCGCCCACGTACAGGAGCAGGAGGGCTGGCGACGCTCCACGAACCCCACCTCCCGCACGCCAGGCCAGGAGCAGGGTCGCGACGACGCTCGCCATGACGCCGACGAAGAGGCTCCCCTGCGGCAGGAACGCGACCTCGAACGGCGTCGCGCCATCCACCACGAGGAGCGCGCACCCCACGGTACCGAGCAGGAGATCGGCGAGCGATCTCCCCGTGCCACCCCGCTCCCCGCTCGACGAGGCGGCCACCGCCCCACCACCCGCCTCCTGCCCCGGGCCGCCTGGCACGGCCCGCCGGCGAGCGCCAAGGCCGCCGACCAGGACCGACACCGGAGCGCCGAGCACCAGGAAGGCTCTCCCCAGGCCTGGAGACACCAGGTAGAGCCCGGCCGCCAGGAGGACCCACGCGCCCATCGCCGCGAGACCCAGGCCCACCAGGCGACCTGTACGCTGGATGCTGTTCGTCACGCCTCTCCCTCCCCCGGGAGCCGCCCTGGTGCAGGCCTGCGCCGCATCCGGTCCTGCCTCGGCCACACACGCCCGCCTCTGGCGAGCACTCTCGCACGATCGCACGGTTGATCAAGCCGGGCGCCCTCCGGCCGTGGCACACTCCGTCCCACCGCGTGCCCGCCATGCTCCGCCCCGCCCTGGCCACCGCCACCCTCTTCCTCCTCGCCGGCTGCGGCGGGTCCCAGGCGCCGGCGCCCGCCGCCAGCTGCGCGCCCTCGGCAGACGCCCTCCCCGAGGACGTCTCCTCCCCGACCACGGTGGTCGGCACCGGCACGCCGGCCTCCTGCACCGGCGAGGCGTTCGTCGCGGCGGTGGCCCGGGGCGGGGTCATCACCTTCGACTGCGGCCCGGCGCCGGCGACCATCCTGCTCACCCGCACCGCCAAGGTGTTCAACGACCGGGGGCCGAAGGTGGTCATCGACGGCGGCGGGAGGGTGACCCTGAGCGGCGGCGGCCGCGTCCGCATCCTCTACCAGGACACCTGCGACCCGGCCCAGGTCTGGACCACCTCGCACTGCCAGGACCAGCCCACCCCGGCGCTCACCGTGCAGCACCTCACCTTCGCCGACGGCGACGCCACCGGCGAGACCTTCGACGGCGGCGGGGGCGGCGCCATCTTCGCCCGCGGCGGCCGGCTCAAGGTGGTGGGCTGCCGCTTCGTCGGCAACCGCTGCGACCTCACCGGACCGGACGTGGGCGGCGCCGCCATCCGCGCCCTGAGCCAGTCGGCCGGCCTGCCGGTCCACGTGGTGGACAGCACCTTCGGCGGCGCGCCCGGGCTCGGCAACGTGGGCGCCAACGGCGGCGCGCTCTCCAGCATCGGGGTGTCCTGGCGCGTCCAGAACTCGGTCTTCACCCACAACCAGGCGGTCGGGGTGGGCGCCAACCCGCAGCGCCCGGGCACCCCGGGCGGCGGCAGCGGCGGGGCCATCTACCTCGACGGCAACACCTTCTCGCTGGCGCTGTGCGGCTCGCGCCTCGAGGACAACGACGCTCTCGAGGGCGGCGGCGCGGTCTTCTTCGTCAGCAACGACCTCAGCGGCACCCTGGCCATCGACCGCTCCACGCTGCGCAGAAACCCCAGCCACGGCTTCGAGACCGCCGGCCTGCCGGGCATCTTCTACCTGGGGCGCGGCGCGCCCGTCGTGACCGACTCGACGCTGGAGCGGTGAGCGAGCGGGCGCGGCGCGGCCACGCCGCTCGCCGGGAGCCCTCGGCCTGCGCCCCGCCGTCGCGAGGCGACGCGCCGGACGGCCTGCGCGGTGCCGGAGCCGGAGGGCTGCCTCAGGCCCGGTGACCGAGCCCCTGCGCGGCCGCCAGCAGGTCGCACAGCTCGCGCACCGCGCCGCGCCCGCCGGGGGCGCGGGTGGCGAAGTGGACGGCGGCGCGCACCTCGGGCCGGGCGTCGGCCGGGGCGGCCGAGAGCCCCACCCGCGCCAGCAGCGGCAGGTCGTTCACGTCGTCGCCCATGTAGGCCACCGCCTCGTCGGGCAGGCCGAGGTGGGCCAGCTGGGCGTAGCCGGCCAGCTTGTCGAGCTGGCCGAAGATGAGGTGCTTGAAGCGCAGCTCCTCCAGCCGCCGCTGGGTGGCCTTGCCGGGCCGGCCGGAGATGACGCCGAAGTCGAGGTGGTCGCGCAGCAGCACGATGCCGTGGCCGTCCTTCACGTCGAAGGCCTTCATCAGCTCGCCCTCGGCGCCGTAGTACAGCCGGCCGTCGGTGAGCACCCCGTCCACGTCGAGCAGCACCAGCCGGATCCTGGCGGCGCGGGCCAGCAGGGCGCGCGGCGAGAGCTTGCTGCGGGAGGTGGGCTTCACCGGGCTCACGCGCGGCTCCAGGGCTGGCCGGGCCGCCTCACCGCTGCCCCAGGGCCCGCCGCACCGCCAGCACCTCGCCCAGGATCCGGTCGGCCAT
This genomic interval from Anaeromyxobacter sp. contains the following:
- a CDS encoding sulfurtransferase TusA family protein; this encodes MKIDCAGMRCPQPVLKLAVETAETPAGTVVEILGDCPTFEKDIRTFCERRKKTLLSIRSDGVKTVIQIQY
- a CDS encoding PTS sugar transporter subunit IIA codes for the protein MKLTEVLRPEAVLADLGGTTAPEVLAELCRPVARLHGLDATRLLQTLLDREKLGSTSVGEGVAIPHGRLAGLPSLTAVFGRAPAGVEFRAVDGKPVRLFLALFAPENAAGLYVKVLARVSRLFRSPAFREAILAAPDAAAILELIGVEDARE
- the raiA gene encoding ribosome-associated translation inhibitor RaiA codes for the protein MQVNITFRHLEPTEALKSHVKGRVEHVQKYIDRPSEAHAVLHVENLAHHAEITVKAGRFLLRGSAKSKDMYASIDEAADKIERQLLKHKGKLADKKNGSQAETLPMEVRHDVLDIIDHPERPSHRVVKSTAFQAKRMTVDDAILQLDLLGSQFFVFQNAGDGAVNVVYRREDGSLGLIEARTA
- the rpoN gene encoding RNA polymerase factor sigma-54, translated to MSLELKQHLKMTQQLVMTPQLQQAIKLLQLSRMELVDLVQTEMNENPLLDGADDGEEPAAESGSSPAEQQAAESAPEPKAAEKSEEVKGEEGQNEIDWDQYLDHYQLQGHTAPSNRGMADEELPGYEATLTRKTDLTDHLVWQLRLSKFTEEEERVAMLIIGNLDQDGYFKMPAVEGDDAAEDASPRDPLVRVSFEAGVGLARCEHVLKMVQTLDPIGIAARDLRECLLLQVAHLNADTPEIVAIIERHLKHLESKNYAAIAKDLKISIDEVVKAVKVISRLEPKPGRAYTGEEAQYITPDVYVHKMGDRYVTVLNDDGLSKLRISATYRAALKNGQAGKAKDYIQDKLRSAVWLIRSIHQRQRTIYKVTESIVKFQRDFLDKGIAFLRPLILRDVAEDIGMHESTVSRVTTNKYVHTPQGIYELKFFFNSAINKTGGDEIASEAVKNHIKQIVAAEDPKKPHSDQHIVELLKGQGIEIARRTVAKYREVLGILPSSKRKKYF
- the lptB gene encoding LPS export ABC transporter ATP-binding protein, encoding MSTTGLLRAEGLVKSYKRRRVVDGVSFQVAPGEVVGLLGPNGAGKSTSFNMVVGLVTPDAGRVLLGDQDLTPLPMHRRARLGVGYLPQEASIFRKLTVRQNFTGVLEALGMGRRAREARADELLAEYRLEKVADSLGETLSGGERRRAEVARSLLSNPRFILFDEPFAGVDPIAVGELQRLIGGLRDRTIGVLITDHNVREALGICSRAYILSAGAILVAGTPAEIASSQKARSAYLGEKFRLEDVPAERSP
- a CDS encoding organic solvent tolerance protein OstA, encoding MLAPLLMAAALAAAPAAAPTPASTPASTPTSTPTSTPASPPPRKASAALPPLASDKPVRMDAEEVRFSWRTRQVTVIGRPLVTMHHDDATLSCRKLTGENDAAGKLRQATCEGQVKMTRGDRTVTCERATYDRDAARLVCTGNPVLRDAGGTEARGTTLTYDLGADEVRLEGAAQVTVPAGQMDLLQRTSLRGAPQATPAEPATPGATPPAQPPAPGAPPTQPPPGGARP
- a CDS encoding lysophospholipid acyltransferase family protein → MPVPLHKRLKRSVRSSLIAGLLRLVQLIPLGPAYRIGGWGGALAYRVFGRTRALALTHLALAFPEKTEAERRAIARQVFVNLGRSAMEIASISSYDHRLTAYMQERDPALLRQAVAAGKGVVFVTGHLGNWELMARLVARVGAPVSAVAKRGSDARLMGLIERWRAGGGVTTLWREDPSTARALLRVFKEGRVLGILVDQDTRVQGVWVPFFGRPAYTPRAPGDLALRTGAPVLVGTSHRRGPNPGDGFLFEVTEIPYDPKPADREAEVLRITAACQAVMEEAIRRHPADWVWMHERWKTPPPTEGAAEGDPVEAV
- a CDS encoding HAD hydrolase family protein; this translates as MKPTSRSKLSPRALLARAARIRLVLLDVDGVLTDGRLYYGAEGELMKAFDVKDGHGIVLLRDHLDFGVISGRPGKATQRRLEELRFKHLIFGQLDKLAGYAQLAHLGLPDEAVAYMGDDVNDLPLLARVGLSAAPADARPEVRAAVHFATRAPGGRGAVRELCDLLAAAQGLGHRA